The Camelina sativa cultivar DH55 chromosome 14, Cs, whole genome shotgun sequence genome includes a window with the following:
- the LOC104741107 gene encoding uncharacterized protein LOC104741107, protein MLWFSAVERRKIGLSCALVTFGSRRWIGNLSSIWSGFTRDLRDLFLYGGDRVGSNLIGLIEDSIRYGWIEDLYRVGFIEVDSIRVDCECDRICFRIAWRLILLVIHCRDFHIMLIEAPPEYTIGRIHWYVNYGMRSILFPWFVRWVSRYDLVLVILECFVMFSEISISDRFCLSLDNGCFVQVVFIRELSLIGWFYNCWIILSSVGDLSDFLRELCLAVSCFSDLKEFWLCRWWSIMSQLALNKGKAPLVRTETVRIANSVLAQRIQQFSLTLIGRLMNPSVQQMESLVANLPKIWKLEDKVVGADLGQGLFQFNFEAEEELQAVLMNGPYHFDGWMLALVKWEPIISSTYPSAINFWVKVTGIPMHLWEEATLRAIGKKVGILREIDEETGSFCVTVNGFNPLLFKMVVPFEFGDEVIVSLEYEKLTGFCEHCSRLTHDVRECPELKKGAGEQVAEQQVDKRFVLKHHLQGKQGGFKSEGGWEKPRKHVKRALDFQGHEGMHGDGGAYGSRYQERFQGSTWGQKKQFTAVESSGSGGQRGSQMLSGELEGQVPSFNLNRKGMGPVWPKPLYKVKQGSAVKQNAVAKRSQEEEDAVGRGSTSQAVTVAPEETLTGLVKEGEETGFMEENDDLLEEGEYPEGDDAVIPDTELGKEDDTLTEQGTDSQSDMTGDSQGAGKKQKSQGRQDIPLRGKPADGSRQVKKGTVALPKPPAHT, encoded by the exons ATGCTTTGGTTCAGTGCTGTTGAGAGGCGGAAGATTGGTCTTTCGTGTGCTCTGGTTACGTTTGGATCTCGGAGATGGATCGGAAATCTGTCTTCGATTTGGTCTGGGTTCACTCGGGACTTACGGGATCTCTTTCTCTATGGTGGGGATCGAGTTGGATCGAATCTTATCGGGCTGATTGAGGATTCGATACGGTACGGGTGGATTGAGGATTTGTATCGGGTTGGTTTTATTGAGGTTGATTCGATTCGGGTTGATTGCGAGTGCGATAGGATTTGCTTCCGGATTGCATGGCGATTGATTTTGCTTGTTATACATTGTCGAGATTTTCATATCATGTTGATTGAGGCTCCACCTGAATATACTATCGGGAGGATTCATTGGTATGTTAATTATGGTATGAGATCAATTCTCTTTCCTTGGTTTGTCAGATGGGTATCTCGTTACGATCTTGTATTGGTGATTCTGGAATGTTTTGTGATGTTCTCTGAGATATCAATTTCGGACAGATTTTGTCTATCCCTTGACAATGGGTGTTTTGTTCAAGTGGTATTTATCCGCGAGCTCAGTTTGATAGGGTGGTTTTATAACTGCTGGATCATTCTTTCTTCAGTGGGCGATTTGTCTGATTTTCTGAGAGAATTGTGTCTTGCGGTGTCGTGTTTTTCAGACCTCAAGGAGTTTTGGTTGTGTCGTTGGTGGTCTATCATGTCTCAGTTAGCACTCAACAAAGGCAAAGCTCCGTTGGTCCGTACGGAGACAGTGAGGATCGCTAATTCGGTTTTGGCTCAGAGAATACAACAATTCTCACTGACTCTTATTGGGCGTTTGATGAATCCAAGTGTTCAGCAAATGGAGTCTTTGGTGGCTAATCTACCGAAGATTTGGAAGCTGGAGGACAAGGTGGTAGGAGCAGACTTGGGTCAGGGCTTATTTCAGTTTAATTTTGAGGCTGAAGAGGAACTGCAGGCGGTGCTGATGAACGGTCCATACCATTTTGATGGGTGGATGCTCGCGTTGGTGAAATGGGAGCCTATCATATCATCTACTTATCCCTCCGCAATCAACTTTTGGGTTAAGGTAACGGGTATTCCCATGCATCTTTGGGAAGAAGCGACTTTGAGAGCAATAGGTAAGAAGGTGGGTATTCTCAGGGAGATTGATGAGGAGACTGGAAGTTTCTGTGTGACTGTTAATGGCTTTAATCCTCTCCTTTTCAAGATGGTTGTTCCCTTTGAGTTTGGAGATGAGGTTATTGTCTCCCTTGAGTATGAGAAGCTGACAGGTTTTTGTGAGCATTGTTCTCGTCTAACTCATGATGTGCGTGAGTGCCCAGAATTGAAGAAGGGAGCGGGGGAGCAGGTCGCGGAACAGCAAGTGGATAAACGGTTTGTTCTGAAACATCATCTTCAGGGTAAGCAAGGGGGATTCAAAAGTGAAGGTGGTTGGGAGAAACCAAGGAAGCATGTTAAGAGGGCTTTGGATTTCCAGGGTCACGAGGGTATGCACGGAGATGGGGGTGCTTATGGTTCCCGATATCAAGAAAGGTTCCAAGGTTCAACGTGGGGACAGAAAAAACAGTTTACAGCTGTGGAGTCTAGTGGCTCTGGTGGACAGAGAGGTTCGCAGATGCTAAGTGGTGAGTTAGAGGGACAGGTTCCTTCCTTCAATCTGAATCGAAAGGGTATGGGACCTGTGTGGCCAAAACCGTTGTATAAGGTCAAACAGGGGAGCGCGGTGAAACAGAATGCTGTTGCAAAGAGATcccaagaggaagaggatgCGGTTGGGAGAGGTTCCACTTCTCAGGCTGTTACGGTTGCTCCGGAAGAGACTCTCACCGGATTGGTCAAGGAGGGAGAGGAGACTGGCTTTATGGAGGAGAATGATGACTTGTTGGAGGAGGGAGAATATCCCGAAGGTGATGATGCGGTTATACCTGATACTGAGTTGGGTAAGGAGGACGACACTCTCACCGAGCAGGGTACGGATTCACAGTCGGATATGACTGGTGATTCACAAG GTGcaggaaaaaaacagaagagtcaGGGGAGGCAAGATATTCCCTTGAGAGGTAAACCAGCGGATGGTAGTCGTCAAGTCAAGAAAGGGACGGTGGCTCTCCCGAAACCACCGGCGCACACGTGA
- the LOC104743494 gene encoding uncharacterized protein LOC104743494, producing the protein MSFIYGDPVPQNRVKVWDKLSDIGSFRVDPWFMIGDFNELSGNHEKRGGALRPASSFVPFNSMIRHCGMLEFPCYGEHLSWRGNRCNNQVVRCRLDRALGNEDWQGFFPNSKVDYLDMIGSDHCPILATCLKTHIKRNRQFRFDKCWLGKDGLSGAVESGWNRTINFRPTGFVDKIKNCRNSISWWRKNNIFSGPRLISSLKAALQEAKMDDSISQEEIRGIERKLKEAYRDEELYWQQKSRKFWLRVGDKNTKFFQASTKQRRVRNRIIGLFDTDNVWNESASGMENIATKYFEDLFRNSDAQGVSEMLQEVTPLISDTMNRDLIRDISEAEVRKALFAMHPEKTPGPDGMTALFFQRFWSSLKGDLVALVREFFRSGRFDPCLNETNICLIPKVDRPQRMAEFRPISLCNVSYKIISKILCFRLKRFLPSLVSETQSAFVSGRLITDNILVAQEMFHGLNTNNRCKSEFLAFKTDMSKAYDRVEWAFLEAVMVKLGFDRNWISWIMWCVSSVSYQVLLNGQPRGFIKPQRGLRQGDPLSPYLFILCTEVLIANIKKAEREKKVTGITIARDSPTISHLLFADDSLFFCKAEATECQTVMEIIRNYGKASGQEVNLEKSSIMFGKKVPTEIRDQLKSVIGITKEGGMGSYLGIPESLQGSKNKVFGYVKDRLDDRVNGWNAKLLSKGGKEIMIKSVALALPTHVMSCYKLPQELTSKLTSAISTFWWKSNDKAHGLHWVAWDKLCKDKCDGGLGFRALEQFNDAMLAKQYWRLIQHPTSLMARVLKGRYFSNKHPLMAKKPSNPSFAWRSIFSTKDLVEYGARWAVGSGSSISVWRDPWIPDIRPRPANGRGRLWLPSLMVNHLINPVTKDWHLPTLEEFLDPGDIPIIRRMSVSKVQQRDRLVWHFTKSGKYTVKSGYRLARELMTEVEYGPTCMALRAQVWKLDVPPKVQHFFWQIASGTLPVLERLAYRGIRCDTLCKRCGAAPETINHALFECPRSLDVWELSLVSLVPDGFPFASIYANLDFIFWRAASQSGDSDVANRLPWILWTLWKDRNKKVFQGLQAEPTEILHQANNDKLLWEEAKSYSDRYLHTTPLVEDRGAFPRCQIDGSWKGSDAMQGLGWWCCSDDDATLLLGARSQRCGPTSLHAELQALIWAMESLLAAGVGCQSFETDCAELVAMVQTPDDWPSFSNLLSSPFFKIAFL; encoded by the exons atgtcttttatttatggGGATCCGGTCCCCCAAAATCGAGTAAAAGTATGGGATAAATTATCGGATATCGGGTCTTTCCGTGTTGATCCGTGGTTTATGATTGGTGATTTCAATGAATTGAGTGGTAATCATGAGAAAAGGGGAGGTGCTTTGCGTCCAGCCTCTTCTTTTGTGCCTTTTAATTCCATGATCCGACATTGTGGGATGTTAGAGTTTCCTTGTTATGGTGAGCATTTATCATGGAGGGGTAATCGGTGCAATAACCAGGTTGTTCGGTGCCGGTTAGATCGTGCTTTGGGTAATGAGGACTGGCAAGGTTTTTTCCCGAATTCCAAGGTAGACTATTTGGATATGATTGGTTCTGATCATTGTCCAATTTTGGCAACTTGTCTGAAGACACATATAAAACGGAATCGGCAATTCCGTTTTGACAAATGCTGGTTGGGGAAGGATGGATTATCCGGGGCAGTTGAGTCAGGTTGGAATCGTACTATAAATTTCCGGCCTACGGGCTTTGTGGATAAAATAAAGAATTGCAGGAATTCGATTTCTTGGTGgagaaagaataatattttttctggcCCAAGACTCATTTCGTCCTTAAAGGCGGCGTTACAGGAGGCGAAAATGGATGATTCAATTTCTCAGGAGGAAATTCGAGGTATAGAGAGGAAATTAAAAGAAGCATATCGGGATGAGGAGTTATATTGGCAACAAAAGAGTAGGAAGTTCTGGTTAAGGGTTGGGGAtaagaatacaaaatttttCCAAGCTTCTACTAAACAGCGTCGGGTAAGAAATAGGATCATTGGTCTTTTTGATACAGATAATGTATGGAATGAATCGGCTTCAGGTATGGAGAATATtgctacaaaatattttgaggaCCTTTTTAGGAATTCAGATGCTCAAGGTGTGTCAGAGATGTTACAGGAGGTTACCCCTTTAATATCGGATACTATGAATAGAGATCTAATTCGGGATATTTCTGAAGCCGAAGTTCGGAAAGCTCTGTTTGCTATGCACCCGGAGAAGACACCAGGACCTGATGGTATGACGGCCTTGTTTTTTCAACGATTCTGGTCTTCCTTAAAAGGGGATTTAGTGGCTCTAGTCAGAGAGTTTTTCCGTTCAGGACGTTTTGACCCGTGTTTAAATGAGAcgaatatttgtcttattcctaaAGTTGATCGTCCGCAGCGGATGGCGGAGTTTAGGCCGATAAGTCTTTGTAATGTGagctataaaattatttctaagatCCTGTGTTTTCGGCTTAAGCGGTTTCTCCCATCTTTGGTTTCCGAAACTCAGTCGGCTTTTGTTTCGGGTCGTTTAATAACGGATAATATATTGGTTGcgcaggagatgtttcatgggttAAATACTAATAATAGGTGCAAGTCGGAATTTCTGgctttcaaaacggatatgagtaaggcttatGACCGTGTAGAATGGGCTTTTTTAGAGGCAGTCATGGTTAAGTTAGGGTTTGATCGGAATTGGATCTcttggatcatgtggtgtgtaTCTTCGGTGTCGTATCAAGTTCTTCTTAATGGTCAACCCCGGGGTTTTATTAAACCACAGCGGGGTCTTCGTCAGGGGGACCCGTTGTCACCGTACTTGTTTATACTCTGTACAGAGGTTCTGATAGCGAATATCAAAAAGGCAGAACGGGAGAAAAAGGTAACGGGTATCACAATCGCCCGGGATAGTCCTACCATttcgcatttgttgtttgctgatgaCAGTCTTTTCTTCTGTAAAGCAGAGGCGACAGAATGTCAGACGGTCATGGAAATTATCAGGAATTACGGCAAAGCCTCAGGACAAGAGGTTAATTTAGAGAAATCATCTATAATGTTTGGCAAGAAGGTTCCTACTGAGATAAGGGATCAGTTGAAGTCAGTTATTGGTATTACCAAAGAGGGAGGTATGGGATCTTATTTGGGCATTCCTGAAAGCCTCCAGGGTTCAAAAAATAAGGTTTTTGGATATGTCAAGGATCGATTGGATGATCGTGTCAATGGTTGGAATGCAAAGCTTTTATCAAAAGGTGGTAAGGagattatgattaaatcggtggCTTTGGCACTTCCCACGCATGTGATGTCCTGCTACAAATTGCCGCAAGAGTTGACATCTAAATTAACGAGTGCTATTTCCACTTTTTGGTGGAAATCCAACGATAAGGCTCATGGTTTACATTGGGTGGCTTGGGATAAACTATGTAAGGATAAGTGTGATGGGGGTCTAGGTTTCAGAGCcttggaacaatttaatgatgctaTGTTAGCAAAACAGTATTGGCGTTTAATTCAACACCCGACGTCATTAATGGCGAGGGTTTTGAAAGGCCGATATTTTAGCAATAAACACCCGCTTATGGCCAAAAAACCTTCTAATCCCTCCTTTGCctggaggagtattttttcaACGAAAGATTTAGTGGAATATGGAGCGCGATGGGCGGTAGGTTCGGGTAGTTCTATTTCGGTTTGGAGAGATCCATGGATTCCGGATATTAGACCACGTCCTGCCAATGGTCGGGGACGACTCTGGTTACCGAGCTTGATGGTGAACCACTTAATTAATCCTGTCACGAAGGATTGGCACTTGCCTACTCTAGAAGAGTTTCTGGATCCGGGGGATATACCGATTATTCGGCGTATGTCGGTCAGTAAGGTCCAGCAACGGGATCGGTTAGTATGGCATTTTACCAAGTCAGGGAAgtatacggttaaatcaggtTATAGATTAGCCAGAGAACTGATGACGGAAGTCGAATACGGACCAACATGTATGGCCCTCAGGGCCCAGGTGTGGAAGCTGGATGTTCCCCCAAAggtccaacattttttctggcagattgcgTCGGGCACCCTCCCAGTGCTCGAACGACTTGCGTATAGGGGTATCCGGTGTGATACACTCTGCAAACGGTGTGGGGCTGCACCAGAAACTATCAATCATGCTCTCTTTGAGTGCCCTCGCTCGCTCGATGTTTGGGAGTTGTCCCTAGTTTCGTTAGTCCCCGATGGCTTTCCATTTGCTTCAATTTATGCAaatttagactttattttttggcgggcAGCCTCTCAGTCGGGGGATTCGGATGTAGCTAATCGTCTTCCTTGGATACTTTGGACAttatggaaagataggaataaaaaagtttttcaggggtTACAGGCCGAGCCGACGGAAATTCTACACCAGGCGAATAATGATAAATTACTATGGGAAGAAGCAAAATCCTATTCGGATAGGTATTTGCATACTACGCCTCTGGTGGAGGATAGGGGAGCGTTTCCTcgatgtcagattgatggttcttggaaagggTCAGATGCTATGCAGGGTCTAGGATGGTGGTGTTGTAGTGATGATGATGCGACTCTCCttttgggagcacggagtcagaGATGCGGTCCTACATCCTTACATGCAGAGCTACAAGccttgatttgggctatggagtcactCTTGGCGGCTGGAGTTGGATGTCAAAGCTTTGAGACAGACTGTGCAGAattggtggcgatggtgcagacgcctgACGATTGGCCATCTTTTTCGAACCT ATTGTCTAGCCCGTTCTTCAAGATTGCTTTCCTCTGA